In the genome of Capra hircus breed San Clemente chromosome 5, ASM170441v1, whole genome shotgun sequence, one region contains:
- the LOC102181272 gene encoding olfactory receptor 6C2-like, translating to MRNHTAITTFILLGLTDDPKLQVLLFVFLFLTYMLSVAGNLIIITLTLLDSHLKTPMYYFLRNFSFLEVSFTTVCIPRFLYSMATGDNTVTYNACATQLFFIVLFAATEFFLLAAMSYDRYMAICKPLHYTTIMNNRVCTALVLCCWLAGLLIILPPLGMGLQLEFCDSNVIDHFGCDTSPILQITCSDTVLIERIALSFAVLTLIFTLLCVVLSYTYIIKTILRFPSAQQRQKAFSTCSSHIIVVSITYGSCIFIYIKPSAKEGVAINKVVSVLTTSVAPLLNPFIYTLRNKQVKEAFKDTVKQVVFLTKK from the coding sequence atgagAAATCATACAGCAATAACAACATTCATCCTCCTGGGACTGACAGATGACCCAAAACTACAAGTTctgctttttgtatttttgtttctcaCCTACATGTTGAGTGTGGCTGGGAACCTCATCATCATCACCCTCACACTTTTGGATTCCCATCTTAAAACGCCCATGTATTATTTCCTCCgaaatttctctttcttagaaGTCTCATTCACCACAGTCTGTATTCCCAGATTCTTGTATTCTATGGCAACTGGAGATAATACTGTTACCTACAATGCTTGTGCCacccaattattttttattgtcctCTTTGCAGCAACTGAATTTTTTCTCCTTGCAGCCATGTCTTATGACCGCTACATGGCCATTTGTAAACCCCTGCACTACACCACTATCATGAACAACAGAGTCTGCACTGCCCTCGTTCTCTGCTGTTGGTTGGCTGGCCTGTTGATCATCCTTCCACCTCTTGGCATGGGCCTCCAGCTGGAATTCTGTGATTCGAATGTGATTGATCATTTTGGCTGTGATACatctcctattttacagataactTGCTCAGACACAGTGTTAATAGAGAGAATTGCTTTGAGTTTTGCTGTGCTGACACTCATTTTTACCTTACTGTGTGTGGTCCTCTCCTATACATACATCATCAAGACCATTCTAAGATTCCCTTCTGCCCAACAAAGGCAAAAGGCTTTTTCCACGTGTTCTTCCCACATTATTGTGGTTTCCATTACCTATGGCAGCTGCATCTTCATCTACATCAAGCCTTCAGCAAAGGAAGGAGTGGCCATCAACAAAGTGGTGTCTGTGCTCACAACTTCAGTTGCCCCTTTGcttaatccattcatctacaCACTTCGAAACAAACAAGTGAAAGAGGCCTTTAAAGACACAGTAAAACAAGTTGTATTTCTCACAAAGAAGTAA